DNA from Fusarium musae strain F31 chromosome 7, whole genome shotgun sequence:
GGTTTGGCGTATGCATCGGAGTTTGTATGGAGCATCAGTAAATCACTGTTTAGCCTTGAAGCACGGGAAACACTAAGCGACCATTTTGCGGGGTATCATGGTTTCTATTGTCCTCTGGGTTTATTGTTTTTTCTTGGTATTAAGTTGCAGATGTTGGCATCACCTGTCATTCTCGGCTGTCAACTCAGCCATGAGCCCTCCCTTGTCCCTTCGCTTTGCGTCCTCAGCCAGCTTACTATCCACTAGGTCAGATAGCTCCTTAGATCGGTTGAGTGCTCCTTGAGCACACTGGATAAAGAGTGGTGCGTCAAGAGAAGTTCCTCCCAGTTTGGCAATCTGACAAATCTCTCCATGCTTGTTGAGACTGTATGTGCAGTGAGAGACTCGCAGTTGCTCCTCAAGCCAGTTGGTATCAACGAGGACTTGGCTTCCATCTTCGCTAAAGAAGCTGAAGGTGACACAGAAAGGGGAGTGTAGCCAGCTAAGAGGCACGGGCTCCCGCTCAGCAGGTGTGTATATGGTGAGGTTTTCTCCCTCAATGCTGGAATCTGGCTTACGGAAATGTCGAAGAGCTGCAACAACTGCTAGACAAGCCGCATCTGTAAGGTTTCCATCATGCGTAAGGACGTGAAGATCGACTCTGATAGACCAACACTTCTGGCCGGCGATGAGGCATAGTGACTCGGTGTCTAGCGCGCCAGATCTTCTGATTGTTTTCTCAAGAAGCCTGGAGAGAAGAACCTCCTCGAGTGAAGGGCGGTTGACCTCATATGAAGGGGCAACCATGGGACTGAGTTCTGATGTGATTGTGAAAACTCCGTCAAAGGGACGGTCTGAGTATGGCACAGTGACTTCTGCTGAGACTTTTGCTAGAACTCTGAGAGTTTTGTTAGCAAGGAATATATATCACCAAGACAAAATAGTGAAATACCTTGTTTTTCCATACTTGACTTCCGCAACTCCATATTCATCTCCAAAGGTGAGTTCAAGAGGCCGGAACTCGTCGAATCTGCGCCCGTCTAATCGCAAACCCTCATCGAGAGCTTGGGTGACAAAAGTCCTCTCAGAAAGAGAAGGCTCAGCTTCGCGAGGCATGATTGACTATGATTTTTGTGTGAATATTTTGTGACAGGAAATGCTGTGTTTATAAACTGTTAAAGCGTAATAGACTGAGAGAAACATTGAAGAAATTCTGCCGGGCGGTGAGCTTCTCATGCACGCCTCGCGTCGGCAACATTCAAGACTTCCTTATTGACATTGAAACATCATTTCTTCAAGAATTTATTGAGGA
Protein-coding regions in this window:
- a CDS encoding hypothetical protein (EggNog:ENOG41~BUSCO:EOG09264398): MPREAEPSLSERTFVTQALDEGLRLDGRRFDEFRPLELTFGDEYGVAEVKYGKTRVLAKVSAEVTVPYSDRPFDGVFTITSELSPMVAPSYEVNRPSLEEVLLSRLLEKTIRRSGALDTESLCLIAGQKCWSIRVDLHVLTHDGNLTDAACLAVVAALRHFRKPDSSIEGENLTIYTPAEREPVPLSWLHSPFCVTFSFFSEDGSQVLVDTNWLEEQLRVSHCTYSLNKHGEICQIAKLGGTSLDAPLFIQCAQGALNRSKELSDLVDSKLAEDAKRRDKGGLMAELTAENDR